The following proteins are encoded in a genomic region of Roseinatronobacter sp. S2:
- a CDS encoding glutathione S-transferase family protein, with the protein MYTVIGKANSRATRVLWMLEELGQSYEHVPAAPQSEGVVSFNPAGKVPVLIEDGTPITDSTAIIQYLADKHGALTYPAGTLDRARQDSLTQFLLDEFDAALWMAARHSFVLPAEMRQSAIKDSLIWEFTNSQKTLVQRMGDGPYLMGQNMTVPDIILTHCGIWSRVAKFPVKEARLSDYLERMTTRPALAKVLSMMG; encoded by the coding sequence ATGTATACCGTTATTGGAAAAGCCAACAGCCGCGCCACCCGTGTCCTGTGGATGCTGGAAGAGTTGGGCCAAAGCTATGAGCATGTGCCCGCCGCCCCGCAATCCGAAGGGGTCGTCAGCTTCAACCCCGCAGGCAAGGTTCCGGTGCTGATTGAAGATGGCACGCCTATCACTGATTCGACGGCGATCATTCAGTATCTGGCCGACAAACACGGTGCGCTGACCTATCCTGCGGGAACGCTGGACCGCGCGCGGCAGGACAGTCTGACCCAGTTTTTGCTGGATGAATTCGACGCCGCGCTGTGGATGGCGGCGCGGCACAGTTTCGTTTTGCCCGCCGAGATGCGCCAGTCCGCGATCAAGGATTCATTGATCTGGGAATTTACCAACAGCCAGAAAACACTGGTGCAGCGCATGGGGGATGGCCCCTACCTGATGGGCCAGAATATGACAGTGCCCGATATTATCCTGACGCATTGCGGTATCTGGTCGCGGGTTGCCAAATTCCCCGTGAAAGAGGCGCGTTTGTCAGACTATCTGGAACGGATGACCACCCGCCCCGCATTGGCAAAAGTCCTGTCGATGATGGGGTAG
- a CDS encoding sigma-54 dependent transcriptional regulator, giving the protein MTRHMRVAIVDDEQDMRQSISQWMALSGFETETYSDGQEAFAAIGADFPGVVITDIRMPGMDGMTLLKKLVALDSTIPVIMITGHGDVPIAVEAMRLGAFDFLEKPFDPEKMMALAEKAVKARTMSLESRALRHELSDGTTIMRRLVGASDVMQRLREDILDVGQADGHVLIDGETGTGKTLVAHALHAVGSRAGRKLVSVSCAGHVEADLVARLFGPLEDGAVKPVVEEARGGTLVLEDIEAMSPDTQARLVGYLNAQCTPPDTRIVAVCNSHTAGQTIEDGLRPDLYFRLAAHKLLLPPLRMRGEDILALFETYLAQFADEYGCAAPVVSMPEAAQLLQAPWPGNVRQLVNIAERAVLQSRREDGALMSLIMADNEASSEVMTTEGKPLKEHVEAFERMLIDNTMRRHKGSITAVMEELRLPRRTLNEKMAKYGLVRSEYVQP; this is encoded by the coding sequence ATGACCCGCCACATGCGTGTTGCCATCGTAGATGACGAACAGGATATGCGCCAGTCCATCAGCCAGTGGATGGCGCTTTCGGGGTTCGAAACGGAAACCTATAGCGACGGCCAGGAAGCGTTCGCCGCCATCGGCGCGGATTTTCCCGGTGTTGTCATTACGGACATCCGCATGCCGGGCATGGACGGGATGACCCTGCTGAAAAAGCTGGTGGCATTGGACAGCACCATTCCCGTCATCATGATTACCGGGCATGGCGATGTGCCCATCGCGGTCGAAGCCATGCGTCTGGGCGCGTTCGATTTTCTGGAAAAACCCTTTGATCCTGAAAAAATGATGGCGCTGGCTGAAAAGGCCGTGAAGGCGCGCACAATGTCGCTGGAAAGCCGCGCGTTGCGGCATGAATTGTCCGACGGAACAACCATCATGCGCCGTCTGGTCGGGGCGTCCGATGTGATGCAGCGCTTGCGCGAGGATATACTGGATGTTGGCCAGGCTGACGGGCATGTGCTGATTGATGGCGAAACCGGCACCGGCAAGACGCTGGTGGCGCATGCCTTGCATGCGGTGGGGTCGCGCGCGGGCCGCAAGCTGGTGTCTGTCAGTTGTGCGGGCCATGTCGAGGCTGATCTGGTTGCCCGCTTGTTTGGCCCGCTGGAGGATGGCGCGGTCAAGCCCGTCGTTGAAGAAGCCCGCGGCGGGACACTGGTTCTGGAAGATATCGAAGCCATGTCACCAGACACGCAGGCGCGGCTGGTGGGCTATCTGAACGCGCAGTGCACGCCGCCTGATACGCGCATTGTGGCGGTCTGCAACAGCCACACCGCCGGGCAGACTATCGAGGACGGCTTGCGCCCCGATCTGTATTTCCGGCTTGCCGCGCATAAGCTGCTGCTGCCCCCCCTTCGCATGCGCGGAGAGGATATTCTGGCGCTGTTCGAGACCTATCTGGCGCAATTCGCAGATGAATACGGCTGTGCCGCGCCAGTGGTCAGCATGCCGGAAGCCGCGCAATTGTTGCAGGCCCCATGGCCCGGAAATGTGCGGCAGCTTGTCAATATTGCTGAACGCGCGGTTTTGCAAAGCAGGCGCGAAGACGGGGCGCTGATGTCGCTGATCATGGCAGATAACGAAGCGTCCAGTGAAGTCATGACGACCGAAGGCAAACCCCTGAAGGAACATGTGGAAGCGTTTGAACGTATGCTGATCGACAACACCATGCGCCGCCACAAAGGGTCCATTACGGCGGTGATGGAAGAATTGCGCCTGCCGCGCCGGACGTTGAACGAAAAGATGGCGAAATACGGGTTGGTGCGGTCGGAATATGTCCAGCCCTGA
- a CDS encoding DUF1489 family protein produces the protein MTAKVNLIKLCVGAQDVDDLEHWQNSPRAKGPDGLPRHITRMWPKRAEDLLAGGSLYWVFKGSVLARQLILRLDEVTGGDGIRRCAIVLDPTIIRTAAAPKRPFQGWRYLKPQDAPPDLPKARKGDDTLPPELDAALAELGLR, from the coding sequence ATGACCGCGAAAGTTAATCTGATCAAACTTTGCGTCGGGGCACAGGATGTCGACGATCTGGAGCATTGGCAAAACAGCCCGCGGGCCAAAGGCCCCGACGGCCTGCCGCGCCACATAACCCGCATGTGGCCAAAGCGGGCAGAAGATCTGCTTGCGGGTGGGTCGCTTTACTGGGTGTTCAAAGGGTCCGTCCTTGCGCGGCAGCTTATTCTTCGCCTTGATGAGGTCACGGGCGGTGACGGAATAAGACGCTGCGCCATCGTGCTGGACCCGACGATCATTCGCACCGCTGCCGCCCCCAAACGCCCGTTTCAGGGCTGGCGCTACCTGAAACCGCAAGATGCGCCACCTGATCTGCCAAAGGCACGCAAGGGCGATGATACGCTGCCGCCGGAACTGGACGCGGCGCTTGCAGAACTGGGGCTGCGCTAG
- a CDS encoding DUF3576 domain-containing protein: MVFKGILRGSAVLALALAVSGCGGGFGNMFQGGDRSRQVAADIHAENRLSGGPTRQSTVWDLFSGGQDMNVSVEVNRYLWNASLEILDFLPIQSVDPFSGVIVTGFGTPPGGGQAYRAAILVNDPALDARSLNVAIMTRSGPASRETIRAVEDAILTRARQLRIRDRGL; the protein is encoded by the coding sequence ATGGTATTCAAAGGTATTTTGCGCGGCAGTGCAGTTCTGGCCTTGGCGCTTGCGGTTTCGGGCTGCGGCGGCGGGTTCGGGAACATGTTTCAGGGTGGCGACCGCTCGCGGCAGGTGGCGGCAGACATCCATGCCGAGAACCGTTTGTCCGGCGGGCCAACGCGACAATCCACTGTCTGGGACCTGTTTTCCGGCGGGCAGGACATGAATGTATCGGTCGAGGTGAACCGCTATTTGTGGAATGCCTCGCTTGAGATACTGGATTTCTTGCCGATCCAGTCGGTTGACCCCTTCTCTGGTGTGATCGTCACAGGGTTTGGCACGCCGCCCGGCGGCGGGCAGGCCTATCGCGCAGCGATTCTGGTCAATGACCCCGCCCTTGATGCGCGTTCGCTGAATGTGGCCATCATGACCCGCAGCGGCCCTGCCAGCCGCGAAACAATTCGCGCGGTCGAAGATGCCATTCTGACCCGTGCGCGCCAGCTTCGCATTCGTGATCGCGGGCTTTAA
- the lptE gene encoding LPS assembly lipoprotein LptE has translation MSLFKRRQVLGMLAVLPLAACGFTPAYAPGGAGMALRGQVRAADPGDSLGFGFVGALEERLGRPENPRFDLSYDIATSQRGSARVAGVGETRISVIGTVTYELKDRASGATVSSGSVRNFTNYSTTSTQLASLRAREDAERRLMRILADQVATRLIAAQAG, from the coding sequence ATGTCGTTGTTTAAACGCAGACAGGTTCTAGGGATGCTTGCGGTTTTGCCATTGGCCGCATGCGGGTTTACACCCGCCTATGCGCCCGGCGGGGCGGGAATGGCCCTGCGCGGACAGGTGCGCGCGGCAGACCCGGGCGATTCTCTGGGTTTCGGTTTTGTCGGCGCGCTTGAAGAACGCCTTGGCCGTCCTGAAAACCCGCGTTTTGATCTAAGCTATGACATTGCTACATCGCAACGCGGGTCGGCGCGTGTGGCGGGTGTCGGGGAAACCCGAATTTCCGTGATTGGGACAGTTACCTATGAACTGAAAGACCGCGCCAGCGGTGCGACAGTCAGTTCGGGCAGCGTTCGCAACTTCACCAATTATTCGACAACATCGACGCAACTGGCCAGCTTGCGTGCGCGCGAGGATGCAGAGCGCCGCCTGATGCGCATTCTGGCAGATCAGGTGGCAACGCGGTTGATTGCTGCGCAGGCCGGATGA
- the leuS gene encoding leucine--tRNA ligase encodes MSSQPDARYQPQTLEPKWRTAWHDAQVFKARRDPARPKYYVLEMFPYPSGRIHMGHVRNYTMGDVVARYKSAQGFSVLHPMGWDAFGMPAENAAMEQGGHPNDWTEANIEVMKGQMKPLGLSIDWSREIATCRPDYYGQQQAMFIDMLHDGLVYRKNAVVNWDPVDQTVLANEQVIDGKGWRSGAEVERRELTQWFFKISDYSEELLAALDGLENWPEKVRLMQRNWIGQSRGLQFAFSTVDAPEGFDRIDVYTTRPDTLMGASFVGVSPDHPLARHLERHDPEVAAFVAECRKLGTTEEALEKADKRGFDTGIRVRHPFDTDWELPVYIANFILMDYGTGAIFGCPAHDQRDLDFANKYGLPHPDVFLSLEDDTQVDAVAFVPPKTDKVRYVRGFAGDEVQTGEQAVEAAITFCESQGVGHGVTKYRLRDWGLSRQRYWGCPIPVVHCDACGVVPERKENLPIALPYDEDGTPIDFSIPGNPLDRHPTWRDCACPNCGKPAKRETDTMDTFVDSSWYYARFTSPQADTPTNAEDAAYWMNVDQYIGGIEHAILHLLYSRFFARAMVKTGHLPESASEPFNALFTQGMVTHEIYTTQDAKGRALYHLPEDVEDGKLKATGEAVRIIPSAKMSKSKKNVVDPVNIISAFGADTARWFVMSDSPPERDVEWTSAGAEAAFKHLNRVWMLCDRIAAMSGGTPSAADTDLMRAMHRAIADVTKSIENFTFNKAIAELYAFTNTLSKSQASGAAQQAAMRTLAQLMAPMVPHLAEDIWARMGGAGLVAQAPWPQVDPAMLVRDTVVLPIQINGKRRSEIEVSADASKEEVEKLALADDAVIKALAGTAPKKLIVVPGRIVNVVV; translated from the coding sequence ATGTCCAGCCAGCCAGACGCGCGGTATCAGCCCCAGACACTTGAACCCAAATGGCGGACTGCGTGGCATGACGCCCAGGTGTTCAAGGCCCGCCGCGACCCCGCGCGCCCGAAATATTATGTGCTGGAAATGTTTCCCTACCCGTCAGGGCGCATCCATATGGGCCATGTGCGGAATTACACCATGGGCGATGTGGTGGCGCGCTATAAATCCGCGCAGGGGTTCTCGGTGCTGCACCCGATGGGCTGGGACGCGTTCGGTATGCCTGCGGAAAACGCCGCGATGGAACAGGGCGGCCACCCCAATGACTGGACCGAAGCCAATATCGAAGTGATGAAGGGGCAGATGAAACCCCTTGGCCTGTCGATTGACTGGTCGCGCGAAATTGCCACTTGTCGGCCCGACTATTACGGCCAGCAACAGGCCATGTTTATCGACATGCTGCATGACGGGCTGGTATATCGCAAGAATGCCGTGGTGAACTGGGACCCGGTAGATCAGACCGTTCTGGCCAATGAACAGGTGATCGACGGCAAGGGCTGGCGATCAGGCGCCGAGGTGGAACGTCGCGAATTGACGCAGTGGTTCTTCAAGATTTCCGATTATTCCGAAGAATTGCTGGCGGCGCTGGACGGGTTGGAAAACTGGCCTGAAAAAGTGCGCCTGATGCAGCGCAACTGGATTGGCCAGTCGCGCGGGCTGCAATTCGCGTTCTCGACCGTGGATGCGCCCGAAGGCTTTGACCGGATCGACGTGTATACCACCCGCCCCGACACGCTGATGGGCGCGTCTTTTGTGGGCGTGTCGCCCGACCACCCGCTGGCGCGCCATCTGGAACGCCATGATCCTGAAGTGGCCGCTTTTGTGGCCGAATGCCGCAAGCTGGGCACCACCGAGGAAGCGCTGGAAAAGGCCGACAAGCGCGGGTTTGACACCGGAATTCGCGTGCGCCACCCGTTCGACACTGACTGGGAACTGCCCGTCTATATCGCCAATTTCATTCTGATGGATTACGGCACCGGCGCAATTTTCGGCTGCCCCGCCCATGACCAGCGCGATCTGGACTTCGCCAACAAATACGGGCTGCCGCATCCGGATGTCTTCTTGTCACTGGAAGATGATACGCAGGTTGACGCTGTGGCGTTTGTCCCCCCCAAGACCGACAAGGTGCGCTATGTGCGCGGGTTTGCAGGTGATGAAGTGCAGACAGGCGAACAGGCCGTCGAGGCCGCGATCACGTTCTGCGAATCGCAAGGCGTGGGGCATGGTGTCACGAAATACCGCCTGCGCGACTGGGGCCTGTCGCGTCAGCGGTATTGGGGGTGCCCCATTCCGGTGGTGCATTGCGATGCCTGCGGTGTCGTGCCCGAGCGGAAGGAAAATCTGCCCATCGCGCTGCCCTATGATGAAGATGGCACGCCTATTGACTTTTCCATCCCCGGCAACCCGCTGGACCGTCACCCGACATGGCGCGATTGTGCCTGCCCGAATTGCGGCAAACCCGCCAAGCGTGAAACCGACACGATGGATACGTTTGTCGACTCAAGCTGGTATTACGCGCGCTTCACCAGCCCGCAGGCCGACACGCCCACCAATGCCGAAGATGCCGCCTATTGGATGAATGTGGACCAGTATATTGGCGGCATTGAACACGCGATTTTGCACCTGCTGTATTCGCGCTTCTTTGCCCGCGCGATGGTGAAAACCGGCCATTTGCCTGAAAGCGCGTCAGAGCCGTTCAACGCGCTGTTCACGCAAGGGATGGTGACGCATGAGATTTACACCACGCAGGACGCCAAGGGCCGCGCGCTCTATCACCTGCCCGAGGATGTCGAGGATGGAAAGCTGAAGGCGACAGGCGAGGCTGTGCGCATCATCCCCTCTGCCAAAATGTCGAAATCCAAGAAAAACGTGGTGGACCCTGTCAACATCATCAGCGCATTCGGGGCCGACACAGCGCGCTGGTTCGTCATGTCCGACAGCCCGCCCGAACGCGATGTGGAATGGACAAGCGCCGGCGCGGAAGCGGCATTCAAGCACCTGAACCGCGTCTGGATGCTGTGCGACCGGATTGCCGCGATGTCCGGCGGCACGCCATCGGCTGCCGATACGGACCTGATGCGCGCCATGCACCGCGCAATCGCCGATGTCACCAAATCCATCGAGAATTTCACCTTCAACAAGGCGATTGCCGAACTCTATGCCTTCACCAACACGCTGTCGAAATCGCAGGCCAGCGGGGCGGCACAGCAGGCCGCCATGCGCACGCTGGCGCAACTGATGGCCCCGATGGTCCCGCATCTGGCCGAAGATATCTGGGCACGCATGGGCGGCGCAGGGCTGGTGGCGCAAGCGCCATGGCCGCAGGTGGACCCCGCCATGCTGGTGCGTGACACCGTTGTTCTGCCCATCCAGATCAACGGCAAGCGCCGCAGCGAGATCGAGGTTTCCGCCGATGCCAGCAAGGAAGAGGTTGAAAAACTTGCGCTGGCAGATGATGCTGTGATCAAGGCTTTGGCAGGCACTGCGCCCAAGAAGCTGATTGTGGTGCCGGGGCGGATTGTGAATGTCGTTGTTTAA
- a CDS encoding cytochrome c biogenesis CcdA family protein — protein sequence MLGIDVFDAAMMPALLIALGAGVLSFLSPCVLPIVPPYLAYMGGISMQDMTGDGRARRRAILPALFFVMGLSTVFLLLGFTASTMGHLFLRNAEMFGQIAGVVVIAFGLHFLGVYRAVGQMAASGFERANMAAPAFLTMSVLSRDLRFDAGDRGGSAFGAYVLGLAFAFGWTPCIGPVLGAILSLAATESTVARGTAMLGVYALGLGLPFLLAAVFVQRSMALMTRLKRHMSLIEKVMGLLLLAVGIALVTGAFSAFSWWLLETFPAMSRLG from the coding sequence ATGCTTGGAATAGACGTCTTTGATGCTGCCATGATGCCCGCGCTGCTTATCGCGCTGGGGGCAGGGGTGCTGTCATTCCTGTCGCCCTGCGTGCTGCCGATTGTGCCGCCCTATCTGGCTTATATGGGTGGCATTTCGATGCAGGACATGACCGGCGACGGACGTGCGCGCAGGCGTGCCATTTTGCCCGCGTTGTTTTTTGTCATGGGCCTGTCGACGGTGTTCCTGTTGCTTGGGTTCACTGCGTCAACCATGGGGCACCTGTTCCTGCGCAACGCCGAGATGTTTGGCCAGATTGCGGGTGTTGTGGTCATTGCCTTCGGGCTGCATTTCCTGGGCGTCTACAGGGCGGTTGGTCAGATGGCCGCCTCCGGGTTTGAGCGTGCGAATATGGCGGCGCCTGCGTTCCTGACAATGTCGGTTCTGTCGCGCGATTTGCGGTTTGATGCGGGGGACCGTGGCGGTTCTGCCTTCGGGGCCTATGTGCTTGGGCTGGCCTTTGCCTTTGGCTGGACGCCGTGCATCGGCCCTGTGCTGGGCGCGATCCTGTCCTTGGCGGCCACAGAATCAACAGTGGCGCGCGGCACGGCGATGCTGGGTGTGTATGCGCTGGGGCTGGGCCTGCCGTTCCTGCTGGCTGCTGTGTTTGTGCAGCGTTCCATGGCATTGATGACGCGGCTAAAGCGGCATATGTCCCTGATCGAAAAGGTTATGGGGCTGCTGTTGCTGGCGGTGGGTATTGCACTGGTCACGGGCGCGTTTTCCGCATTTTCATGGTGGTTGCTGGAAACATTCCCTGCCATGTCCAGACTGGGTTAG
- the holA gene encoding DNA polymerase III subunit delta, with protein MKLNPRDLARLIAKPDPALAGVLIFGHDAMRVAMKRQELVAAIVGPQGESEMRLERLQGAELRRDGAQLLDAVKAQGFFPGARVVFVEDATDMATDAIASALTDWRAGDAQVIVTAGGLKASSKLRKLFEGARAAGAAAIYDDPPSREEIEAALKTAGLQQVDADAMRDLTVLARVLDPGDFRQTIEKIALYKFGDTTALTPADIAEVAPTSTEAAVDDVLNAVAEGQAAQVGPLLVRLQAQGVAPVTLAIMTLRHFRTLHALCSDPGGPSAGIQRMRPPVFGPRRDKILGQATKWGLARLERALGDIIDADLTLRSSSNAPSMAVMERTLIRLAMLVRR; from the coding sequence ATGAAGCTTAATCCCCGTGATCTGGCCAGACTGATTGCCAAGCCCGACCCGGCCCTGGCGGGGGTGCTGATATTCGGGCACGATGCGATGCGCGTGGCGATGAAGCGTCAGGAACTTGTTGCCGCGATTGTTGGCCCACAAGGCGAATCAGAAATGCGGTTGGAACGGTTGCAGGGCGCAGAGTTGCGCCGCGATGGCGCGCAGCTGCTGGACGCTGTCAAGGCGCAGGGCTTTTTCCCCGGTGCACGGGTTGTGTTTGTCGAGGATGCAACCGACATGGCAACGGATGCCATTGCATCCGCGCTGACGGACTGGCGCGCGGGTGATGCGCAGGTCATTGTCACGGCGGGGGGGCTGAAAGCCTCGTCCAAGTTACGCAAACTGTTCGAAGGCGCGCGGGCGGCAGGGGCTGCGGCCATCTATGACGACCCCCCCTCGCGCGAGGAGATTGAAGCGGCGCTGAAAACCGCGGGGCTGCAACAGGTTGATGCCGATGCCATGCGTGATCTGACGGTGCTGGCGCGCGTGCTGGACCCCGGTGATTTTCGGCAAACCATCGAGAAGATCGCCCTGTATAAATTTGGCGACACCACCGCCCTGACACCCGCAGATATTGCCGAAGTGGCCCCCACCAGCACCGAAGCGGCGGTGGACGACGTTTTGAACGCCGTGGCCGAAGGGCAGGCGGCGCAGGTCGGGCCATTATTGGTGCGGCTGCAAGCGCAAGGGGTGGCCCCTGTGACGTTGGCAATCATGACGTTGCGCCATTTTCGCACATTGCATGCGCTGTGCAGCGACCCCGGCGGCCCATCGGCGGGAATTCAGCGGATGCGCCCGCCTGTTTTCGGGCCGCGCCGCGACAAGATTCTGGGGCAGGCGACGAAATGGGGGCTGGCACGTCTGGAACGCGCGCTTGGCGATATTATTGACGCCGATCTGACCTTGCGTTCGTCGTCAAACGCGCCCAGCATGGCGGTTATGGAACGCACGCTGATCCGGCTGGCAATGCTGGTGCGGCGCTGA
- a CDS encoding ribonuclease E/G, with amino-acid sequence MAQKMLIDATHAEETRVVVVDGNKVEEFDFETASRRQLAGNIYLAKVTRVEPSLQAAFVDYGGNRHGFLAFNEIHPDYYQIPAEDRAALLAEERASVREQEDDDRAPSAEKTDKPAKKPRRSSNRRKPAAKAESVNSSDTVETRDVSGMDILDNGEDSDAGTLIDDGFGTAAPDAGAAQAEQPATAQASVSDTAPADVELPAADAADDMSDETYRAADHAAENDDRIEAVSEGGDPTEEVQVRRKPRARRYKIQEVVRVRQIMLVQVVKEERGNKGAALTTYLSLAGRYCVLMPNTARGGGISRKITNTADRQKLKAIANEIEVPEGAGLIIRTAGANRTKAEIKRDYEYLFRLWEQIRELTLKSIAPTPIYEEGNLIKRSIRDLYNREIDEVLVEGEAGYRVAKDFMKMIMPSHAKNVKPYNDTMPLFARYQVESYLGGMFNPTVQLPSGGYIVIGVTEALVAIDINSGRATREGSIEDTAVKTNLEAAAEIARQLRLRDLAGLIVIDFIDMEERKNNASVEKMLKDKLKSDRARIQVGRISGFGLLEMSRQRLRPGMLEATTEPCPHCHGTGLIRSDDSMGLTILRQIEEEGTRGKSREVLLRAPAGAVNFLFNFKREHIAQIEARYGMAVRLEADPLMVSPDFTLEKLKTATRVSVQPSAAVVSLNASHMSDPEEEVEAVEEAVVIQPEETEDASDQPRKKRRRRRRKRGGKDNGADGSDAQDTDQSDAADTPPVDAPEPAVAATQADASTDTVVADAESAPAKPKRTRKPRAKKVADPAPESQPAADAQDGAQPEAAPEAVQAEDADAPKAKPARKPRTRRKPAPAVPDATPEAASDATADAVAAPAEAVPADAAPAEQSETFVAVAHPVAEEATAEPEQAVQDAAPVIASETTAGPLPEAAAPVPDQPADVADAPAAEAPVAEPVAEADEPPAKPAPKRRGWWSLKI; translated from the coding sequence ATGGCACAGAAAATGCTTATCGATGCCACCCACGCGGAAGAAACCCGCGTTGTGGTGGTGGACGGAAACAAGGTCGAGGAATTCGATTTTGAAACCGCAAGCCGTCGCCAGTTAGCTGGCAATATCTACCTTGCAAAAGTAACGCGCGTCGAACCTTCGTTGCAGGCCGCCTTTGTTGATTACGGCGGAAACCGGCACGGTTTCCTTGCATTCAACGAAATCCACCCGGATTATTACCAGATTCCGGCAGAAGATCGCGCGGCCCTGCTGGCCGAAGAACGTGCAAGCGTGCGCGAGCAGGAAGATGATGATCGCGCCCCCAGCGCCGAGAAGACCGACAAGCCCGCGAAGAAACCGCGCCGCTCGTCCAACCGGCGCAAACCTGCGGCCAAGGCAGAAAGCGTCAACAGTTCCGACACGGTGGAAACCCGTGATGTGTCGGGAATGGATATTCTGGACAATGGCGAAGACAGCGACGCGGGAACGCTGATAGACGACGGTTTCGGCACCGCCGCGCCGGATGCCGGTGCCGCGCAAGCTGAACAGCCCGCCACGGCGCAAGCCTCAGTGTCTGATACAGCGCCAGCCGACGTTGAACTGCCAGCAGCCGATGCAGCTGATGACATGTCGGATGAAACATACCGCGCTGCGGATCATGCGGCCGAAAACGATGACCGGATCGAGGCGGTTTCCGAAGGTGGTGACCCCACAGAAGAAGTGCAGGTCCGCCGCAAGCCCCGCGCGCGCCGCTACAAGATTCAGGAAGTCGTGCGCGTCCGCCAGATCATGCTGGTGCAGGTCGTCAAGGAAGAACGTGGCAACAAGGGCGCGGCGCTGACCACATACCTGTCGCTTGCGGGGCGCTATTGCGTGCTTATGCCCAACACTGCGCGCGGCGGCGGGATAAGCCGCAAGATCACCAATACCGCCGACCGCCAGAAGCTGAAGGCCATTGCAAACGAAATCGAAGTGCCCGAAGGCGCGGGCCTGATTATCCGCACCGCTGGTGCGAACCGCACCAAGGCCGAGATCAAGCGCGACTATGAATACCTGTTCCGCCTGTGGGAACAGATCCGCGAATTGACGCTGAAATCCATTGCGCCAACCCCGATCTATGAAGAAGGCAACCTGATCAAGCGCTCCATCCGCGACCTGTATAACCGCGAGATTGATGAGGTTCTGGTCGAGGGCGAGGCAGGCTACCGCGTGGCCAAGGACTTCATGAAAATGATCATGCCGTCCCATGCCAAGAACGTGAAACCCTATAACGATACAATGCCGCTATTCGCCCGCTATCAGGTCGAAAGCTATCTTGGTGGCATGTTCAACCCCACCGTGCAGCTGCCATCGGGCGGGTATATTGTTATTGGTGTGACCGAAGCGCTGGTTGCGATCGACATCAACTCCGGTCGGGCAACGCGCGAAGGGTCGATTGAAGATACCGCCGTCAAGACAAACCTTGAAGCCGCCGCCGAAATCGCGCGTCAGCTTCGGTTGCGCGACCTTGCCGGTCTGATTGTCATCGACTTCATCGACATGGAAGAGCGTAAGAACAACGCGTCTGTCGAGAAGATGTTGAAAGACAAGCTGAAATCGGACCGCGCCCGCATTCAGGTGGGCCGGATATCGGGTTTCGGGTTGCTGGAAATGTCGCGCCAGCGCTTGCGCCCCGGTATGCTGGAGGCAACGACCGAGCCTTGCCCGCATTGCCACGGCACGGGCCTGATCCGGTCTGATGACAGCATGGGTCTGACCATCCTGCGCCAGATCGAAGAAGAAGGCACGCGTGGCAAATCGCGCGAGGTTCTGCTGCGTGCGCCAGCGGGTGCGGTGAACTTCCTGTTCAATTTCAAGCGCGAACATATCGCCCAGATCGAAGCACGTTATGGCATGGCCGTCCGTCTGGAAGCTGATCCTCTGATGGTCAGCCCGGATTTCACCCTTGAAAAGCTGAAGACCGCAACGCGGGTTTCTGTGCAGCCAAGTGCTGCTGTGGTGTCACTGAACGCCAGCCATATGTCTGACCCGGAAGAAGAAGTAGAAGCGGTTGAAGAAGCCGTTGTCATCCAGCCGGAAGAAACCGAAGACGCGTCAGATCAGCCGCGCAAGAAGCGCCGTCGTCGCAGGCGCAAGCGCGGTGGCAAAGACAATGGTGCGGACGGTTCCGATGCACAGGACACCGATCAGTCAGACGCCGCAGATACGCCACCTGTTGATGCGCCCGAACCGGCTGTAGCGGCCACACAAGCGGATGCATCCACCGATACAGTGGTTGCCGACGCGGAAAGCGCGCCTGCGAAACCCAAGCGCACACGCAAACCGCGTGCGAAAAAAGTGGCAGATCCAGCGCCCGAATCACAACCTGCCGCAGATGCGCAGGACGGGGCACAGCCAGAAGCCGCACCAGAAGCCGTACAGGCCGAGGATGCAGACGCACCGAAGGCAAAACCGGCCAGAAAGCCGCGCACACGCCGCAAGCCAGCGCCAGCCGTTCCCGATGCAACGCCAGAGGCAGCGTCCGACGCGACCGCCGATGCGGTTGCGGCACCCGCAGAAGCCGTGCCTGCGGATGCAGCGCCTGCGGAGCAAAGCGAAACATTCGTCGCCGTTGCGCACCCTGTGGCCGAAGAAGCGACAGCAGAGCCGGAGCAAGCCGTTCAGGATGCAGCGCCAGTTATCGCGTCGGAAACGACCGCCGGGCCGCTACCGGAAGCGGCTGCGCCAGTGCCGGATCAGCCTGCGGACGTCGCAGACGCGCCAGCAGCCGAAGCGCCGGTCGCTGAACCTGTGGCGGAAGCGGATGAACCTCCGGCCAAACCCGCCCCCAAGCGCCGGGGCTGGTGGTCGCTGAAAATCTGA